One Nostoc sp. CENA543 genomic window, TTCCATTGCTTGGGGAATCGCCCAACAACTACACGCCGCAGGTGCAAATCTTGGCATTACCTATCTACCGGATGACAAGGGCAAAATGGAGAAGAAAGTTGCTGAACTAGTAGAACCTCTCAACCCCAGCTTATTCCTTCCCTGTAATGTCCAAAATGAGGAACAGATTCAATCTACCTTTGATACCATTCGCGATAAGTGGGGCAGACTAGATATTTTGATTCATTGTTTAGCTTTTGCTAACAAAGATGATTTAAGTGGAGATTTTAGTCAAACTTCTCGTGGTGGATTCGCTACAGCTTTAGAAATTAGTACCTATTCACTAGTACAGTTAAGCGGTGCAGCTAAACCATTAATGACGGAAGGAGGAAGTATTATTACTCTGACTTATTTGGGTGGTGTGAGAGCAGTTCCTAATTACAACGTGATGGGTGTGGCTAAGGCTGGATTGGAAGCTAGTGTACGGTATTTAGCATCAGAACTCGGCCCCCAAAATATCCGCGTGAATGCCATTTCTGCCGGGCCTATTCGCACTTTAGCCTCTAGTGCTGTGGGCGGAATTTTAGATATGATTCACCATGTAGAAGCAGTTGCTCCCCTACGTCGCACCGTTACCCAAACAGAAGTCGGTAACACAGCAGCTTTCTTAGCTAGTGACTTGTCTAGTGGGATCACCGGACAAGTGATTTACGTTGATTCAGGATATGAAATCATGGGAATGTAAAAAAAGTCAAAGGTAAAAAAGCAAAAGGCAAAAGAAAATAAAAGAATCTTTTAACAGTGATCAGTGAACTTTGATCAAGTAATTGACAACTGATAACTGTTCTTAACTTTTATTTTTTGCATCCCCAATCCCCAATCCCCAATCCCCAATCCCCAGTCCCTATTCCCTATGCAAATCAGCGATTATCCCCAAGTTAATTTCTCTTCAGTTCCTCGCATTGCTTCTGTGCATCGCACCACTGGTGAAACTGATGTACAAGTGAGCATCAACTTAGATGGTAGTGGTATTTGCAAAGTCGAAACGGGTGTTCCGTTTTTAGATCATATGTTGCATCAGATTGCTTCCCACGGCTTAATTGATTTGGAGGTGAAAGCTACAGGAGACTGGGAAATTGATGACCATCATACTAACGAAGATGTGGGTATTACCTTGGGTCAGGCTTTACATAAAGCTTTGGGTGATAGAAAAGGTATTGTCCGCTTTGGTAATTTTTTAGCTCCTTTAGATGAAGCGTTAGTCCAGGTAGCACTGGATTTTTCTGGTCGTCCTCACCTCAGCTATGGTTTAACCATTCCTACCGAACGGGTGGGGACTTACGACACCCAATTGGTGCGAGAATTTTTTGTGGCATTAGTCAACCACAGTCAAATGACGCTGCACATTCGTCAGTTAGATGGTATTAATTCCCATCACATTATTGAAGCCACATTTAAAGCCTTTGCTAGAGCAGTACGCATCGCTGTGGAAGTTGATCCCCGTCGTGCTGGGACTATTCCTAGTTCTAAAGGTGTGCTTTGAGGCTAATTCATCAGGTTTTTGATGATGTGAATCAATCAAATAGAGAAAATCGAATTTCGGGGTGTAAATTTTTGCACCCCTATATGTTTTATTTATAAATTGAACCTGAAACTTAAGCTTTCACTAAAGTAATTTTCAATTATTCCTCAATTGAAAACTTTAATCCAAAATCCAAAATTATTTAAATCCATTCATCAATAATTGACTATGGAAGCAAACGTTTTTACTGCGGTTATCTTACCTATAGCCTTGGCTATCATGATGTTAGGAATGGGTTTATCTCTTGTACCGGAGGATTTTCAACGGATCAGGAAATATCCCAAGGCTGTGTCAGTTGGCTTAATTAGTCAGTTAGTGTTTTTACCTGCGATTGGTTTTGTGATTGCGAAAGTGATCCCCATGCAACCTGCGATCGCAGTCGGACTAATTATCGTCGCTATCTGTCCTGGCGGCCCCTCCTCAAACGTCATTACATATTTGGCTAAGGGTGATGTTGCTCTTTCCGTCACACTGACTGCGGTTAGCAGTGTGATTACAGTATTTACAATTCCCGTTTTGGCTAACCTAGCCTTACAGCACTTTATGGGACAAACAGCCGCGATCGCACTTCCCATTGTCTCAACCATCGCGCAAATTTTTCTGGTGACAATTTTACCCGTAGTCTTGGGAATGACTTTAAAACAAATCTTCCCAGAACTGGCTCGTCGTCTAGAAAAAGTCACCAGTAAATTAGCGATCGCCTTACTTGCAACAATTATTCTCCTGTTGGTAATTCGCGAGTGGAATCGTCTTCCGGGCTTCATTGTGCAAGTCGGAGTCGGCGTTGTTCTCTTAAATACCCTGGCAATTGCAGTAGGATTTTATACTAGTAAATTTTCAAAATTAAATCCTGCACAACAAATCTGCATTGCGATTGAAGTCGGCCTGCAAAATGGCACACTTGCCCTAGCAATTACCGCCGGACTACTCAAAAATCCCGACATGGCAGTCCCAGCAGCAGTTTACAGTTTATTCATGAACGTTACAGGGTTTATGGCAATTGTTTACGGCAGAAAACTAGCTGCGATCGCGCCAGTGCGAAAACCCCTGGAGAGTAAGGTTTAGTGGGTGGGGGATTGGGGACTAGGGATTGGGGACTGGGGAAGAGAGGAAAAATACTAATGAGTAATGAGTAATGAGTAATGAGTGCTGACTAATGACTAATGACTAATGACTAATGACTATTGACTAATGACTAATGACTATTGACCATCGACTATTGACCACTTGGAGCCGATCGCAGTTATCCTATTGAGTAACTTGTTACCAACGCTGTGTTAATTCAACTGAGATGAAATCTGTCAAAGACACTGCTGATGCTCAATTGACTACTGAAGATGTTCCGCCAGTAGTTATTACTTCCGGTTTAAGAAAGGTATATCGTACAGGCTTTTGGATGAATCAACAGGTTGTCTCCCTCAAAGGCTGTTCTTTGACTGTTTATCAGGGTGAAACTTTTGGTTTATTGGGGCCGAATGGGGCAGGGAAAACTACTCTGTTAAAACTGTTACTGGGAATTATTCGCCCTAGTGGTGGTAGAGGTTTACTCTTGGGTCAACCTTTAGGCGATCGCCAAGTTAAACAACACATCGGCTATTTAAGTGAAAACCCTTATTTATATGAGTATCTTACAGGCTGGGAGTTTTTAGAGTTAGCCGCCGGCTTATTTGAGATCCCTGTCAGTGTGCAACGTCAACGCATTCCCGAACTACTGGATTTAGTGGGTTTATCTCAAACTGATGCACGCAAAAAACAGATGCGTCGCTACTCCAAAGGGATGTTACAACGGGTGGGAATGGCGCAGGCTTTGATTAATGACCCAGAATTAATCTTTCTAGATGAGCCGATGTCAGGACTAGACCCTTTAGGACGTTACCGGATGCGGGAAATTATTTTGTCACTCAAAGCCGCCGGTAAGACGATATTCTTTAATAGTCATATTCTGAGTGAAGTGGAACAGATTTGCGATCGCATCGCCATTTTGTCCCAAGGTGAATTAGTCTGTGTCGGTTCTCTGGGGGAACTATTAGGCCAAGATGAAACATATCATGTCAAAGGTGAGGGTGGAGATTGGGCAATCCTCAAAAAATGGCTACCTAGTATAGTTTTTGAACCTGACGGTTCTTGGCATGGTGTTCTACAAGGCGATTACTATGATTTTCTCTCTAGTTTGCGCTTGATGGATGGCAGAATTATTACACTTAATTTATCTCGCCAATCTTTAGAAGAGTTTTTTATACAACAAATTAGTCAAAAATCAGAAAATAGGGAATAGGCAATAGGCAATAGGGAAAAAATAATCAATCTCTTATTGTGTGTTTTTTGACAGAAATCACATATTAGGGATAAAAATCTGCTGTATATTTATTGTCATGAATTATTAAAATGTATAACCTTAGATGGGTTTACAAGTAACCAATTAAAAATATAAATTGCTCAAGTAATTACGTCTTGCTTGACATAATATTAGCTGTCATTTAGACACTAATAGCTTTGATTAATTAGGAGATATATAAGTTGTTTTTGCTACATTAACCAAAACTAGAGACAATATAAAATTTGTGCTTGAATACTTGACAAAACTAACTTTTAAAATGATTCATCTCCGTTTCCATTTCACTGTTACCTACTTCAGCAAGTCATTTAAAACCTCAATCAAATCCATAGATTCCATTGTGCTTCATTAAAAATTCAACAACCTAGTCAAAATATTCTTCCGGAAAAGATAGCTTTTTTAGGAAAATGAGATTGTCGGGAAACCTAAATACTTAAGTATAGTCAAGATTAAAATGTTTAGACAATACTTTAACACTTGTAGTCTCAGAGTCTAAGGTAAATATGGTTAACGCAGGTTCGCTGAAATTTCTAGCCCAGCCAGCTGTGGGTGCAGCTTTGTTAACAGCTGTTCATCTCATTTTGCCGTCTGCCAGTTTAGCTCAGGGACAGTCAGTATTTCCCAATTCCCAAACAGTACCTCGGATTAACCGACCCGTATCCACGCCTATCCAACAACCAGATACAAATTATCTGTTAGGCGGTGGAGACCTCATCCGTGTCAATGTTTTTGAAGTTCCTGAATATACGGGTGAATACCAAATTCCGCCCGGTGGTGCAATTAATTTACCTTTAATTGGTAGTGTTTCTGTTTTGGGTTTAACCACTGAACAAGCGGCTGATATTATTACCGAAAAATATCGTAGATTTCTGAAACGTCCGCAAATTTCTATTAATCTTTTATCTCCACGCCCGATTAATGTTTTGGTTGCAGGAGAAGTTACCCGTCCTGGTGCTTATACACTGAGTTTGCAAGGTGGTGCAGGTAACAATCCAGGGGTACAATATCCCACTGTCCTAGCTGCATTGACGACAGCACAGGGAGTTACCTTAGCAGCCGATGTTACTCAAGTACAGCTTAAACGTAAAACGGGGCGTTCTGGTGAGCAACTGGTAACGCTCAATCTCAAGGAACTCATTCAAACTGGTAATACTGCCCAAGATATCACCCTGCGGGATGGTGACGTGATAGTTGTGCCAACAGCCACTACTTTTAATGTGGCAGAAGCACGTAATTTGTTTGCAGCGAACTTTGCAGCTAGCCAAACTGCACCGCGCACCGTCGCAGTTATTGGTGAAGTTTACCGCCCAGGTTCTTACCTAGTTTCAGCAGGTTCGACAGATGGACAAAATGGCACGGCTGCTAGCTCTGGTTTACCCAATGTGTCACGAGCTATTCAATTAGCTGGTGGGATCACATCCCAAGCTGACATTCGCAATATTAAGCTACGTCGCCCCACAAGAGTAGGTTCAGAACAAACTGTAGATATCAACCTCTGGGAATTATTGAAAAATGGCGATGTCAATCAAGATGTAATCGTGCAAGATGGAGACACGATTGTGATTCCGACAGCCACAGCAATCACTCCAGCAGAAGCTACTCAATTAGCAACAACAACTTTATCTCCTGCCAAAATTCAAGTCGGGGTAGTGGGTGAAGTCAAACAGCCAGGAGCAGTATCATTACAAGCGAATAGTTCCTTAAACCAAGCTTTACTGGCAGCTGGTGGTTTTAATGATGCTAGAGCGCGTAAGGGTAGCGTAGAGTTAATTCGCTTAAACCCCAACGGTTCAGTTACTAAGCGTGAGATTAAGGTTGATTTCAGTCAAGGAATCAATGAGGAAAGTAATCCTATTCTTCGCAACAATGATGTGGTAGTAGTTAACCGGTCTGGTGTTGCCAGAACTACTGACGGTCTTAACATCCTAGCAGGGCCTCTAGGTATTATCTTTAATATGTTGAGATTTTTCGGAATTTAATTTCAAATACACTGAGCATTTGGGGACGGAAGTTAAATACTTTCGTCCCCATTGTTTTTTGAGAGTGCTGAGTAGTGAGTGCTGTTAGCGGTAGCGCGGCGTTTAGCCGGTGCTGAGTAATAAGTAATGAGTAATAAGTAATGAGTAATAAGTAATAAGTTATGAGTTATGAGTGGTGAGTTATCAAGTGCTGAGTAATGAGTAATGAGTGAAGTTTTTCTTCCCTTGCTCCCCCTGCTCCCCCTGCTCCCCCATCCCCAATCCCCAATCCCCAGTCCCCAATTCCCGTATTTCCCGAAAGCTCAACAAAAGTCTCTCAACATTTTGTGGTTTACTGGTGATGATGTCGATATAACTATAATTGTTGACTACTCAGTTTATAAAGTTACAAGTTACAAACTCAAAACATTAGACTGAAATGTAGAACATGGTAGTACCATGTCCTTTAAACTAAAATCTCCTTAAAAGCTAATAGGAGCATATATGGAGCCAATTATTGCTGTAGTCTTAGCACTGATAGCCTATGCCTTGGGATCTGCCAAAATCATCAATGAAGGTAATGCAGCCCTTGTGGAACGCTTGGGCAGAAAACACCGTACACTGACACCAGGTTTAAACTTTGTGGTGCCTTTGGTGGATCAGATTGTGATGGAAGATACCACACGAGAGCAGTTCATTGACATTAAACCCCAGAACATCATTACAAAAGATAATATTTATTTAGAAGTTGATGCTGTGTTGTTCTGGCGTATCAAAGATATAGAGAAAAGCTTTTACGCAATTGAAGATTTACAAGGTTCTCTGACACAGTTAGCTACAACCACACTAAGAGAAATTATTGCTCGGAACACTGTGGAAGAAACTAATGTGACGAGGGCGGAGATGGATAAAGCCATCCTAGACCAGTTGAACAGTACAACGATTGACTGGGGTGTTGAGATTATTCGCTTAGATATTCAAAGAATTACACCACCAGAGAGTGTGCGTAAATCAATGGAAGAAGAACGCGCTGCGGAAATTAAAAAACGGGCGTTGATTACGGAAGCTGAAGCGGAAAGACAAGCTGCAATTAAGAAAGCAGAAGGAACTATGACTTCCATGCAGATTATTGCAGAAGGTTTGCGTAGTAATCCTGAAAGTAAGGAAATTCTGCGCTATTTAGTGGCTCAAGATTATATTAATGCTAGCTACAAGCTAGGAGAAAGCCCAAATGCCAAGGTTGTGTTTGTAGATCCTGGTAAAACTGGTGAATTGATGAAGGAAGTCATCGCGGAATCAACTAATACTGAAGGTAATGGGAAAAGTTCTGAACATGGTTAGGGGAGTGGGGAGTGATGAGTGCTGAGTAGTGAGTGCTGTTAGCGGAAGCGGGGCGTTTAGCCCGTGCTGTTAGCGGTAGCGCGGCGTTTAGCCGGTGCTGAGTGTTGGGAATCATTCACCAAACTAAATTGGTGTGGGTAAGCCAATCGTCATTCATTTTTCCAGACTGATTCGCTTGTAGTAAGGGCTTTAGCCCTGGCTTTATGCAACTTAAATAGGGTACAAATCTGGAGTTTGAATCCAAAATCTAAAATTGGTATGATTCAGTTTCTAATTGATTTCCCTAAATATGGCATCTGCAACTAGGGAGACATCGCTGATTTCTTTGACATCATGAATGCGGAGGATATCAGCTCCATTGAAGATGGCTGCACAACAAGCCGCAGCTGTTCCCCAGACTCTGGCTTTTGGGTCTGGTTGATTTAAAATGCGTCCAATAAAACTTTTGCGGGAGACTCCTACTAAGATAGGACAATTAAGCGATCGCAATTCTTCTAAGCGGCGCAAAATTTCTAAGTTCTGCTCATAGTTCTTGGCAAAACCAATACCAGGATCAATGATGATTTTGGTGGAATCAATGCCCAAATCGGTGGCTATGGCTATCTGTTTAGCCAAAAAACTCGCAATTTCTTTGACTACGTCCTGATAATTAGTCATTTGTTGCATTGTCTGGGGTGTCCCTTGAATGTGCATCAAGACAATAGGTACACCTAAACTGGCGGCTGTGGGCAACATTTGCTCATCAAATGTACCGCCAGAAATATCGTTAATGATATCGGCTCCAGCTTCTACAGATGCTTTGGCGACATCAGCCCTAGTTGTATCTACTGAAATTGGTACAGAAATTTTGGGTCGTAATGCCTCAATAATTGGCAATACGCGGTTGAGTTCATCTTCTAGGCTAATTTGCTCGGCACCAGGCCTGGTGGATTGTCCACCGACATCGATAATATCGGCACCAGCTGCCACCATTGCCTGGGCTTGGGATAAAGCCGCCGCAACATTATTAAATTCACCACCATCACTAAAACTATCAGGAGTAACGTTTAATACTCCCATTAGATAAGTACGCTGTCCCCAGTCGAAACAGCGATCGCGTATGATTAAACCCATAAATAAATCAAGTCGGAATGGAATCATCCCGCTAGACTAACGGAAGTCGGAAGTTCATCACTCCCACACTTCCCAGTCGCTAGCTTTTCAATTATGGATTTGGGATTGACGATAGCGTAGCAGGAGCGCGTCTTTTGGATTGGATTCAATCTAAAATCCAAAATCTAAAATCTAAAATTCCTAGTCCCCAATCCCCAATCCCCAACTACTGATAATTGACAATACGAGCAAAACTCGCAGGTTCTAAACTTGCACCACCCACCAGCACACCATCAATTTCTGGCTGTGCCATAATTTCATCAATGTTGTTTGGCTTCACTGAACCGCCATATTGGATAGGAACATTGGGATTCTTTAACTGATTGCGAATTAAGCCAATGACGCGATTAGCTTCTGTGGTTTCACAAGTGTCACCAGTACCAATAGCCCAAATCGGTTCGTAAGCAATTACTAAATTGTCTTGATCAACATTTACTAGGTCTTGTTCTAGTTGACCGATGATCAATGATTCTGTTTCGCCAGCGTCTCGCTGTTGCTTGGTTTCGCCTACACAAAGAATGGGGGTTAAACCGTGCTTTTGGGCAGCTTTCAGGCGCAAATTCACAGTTTGGTCTGTTTCGCCAAAATATTGTCGGCGTTCGCTATGACCGACGATGACGTAACGTACACCAAGTTCTACTAACATGGGGCCAGAAATTTCACCCGTGTACGCACCACTTTCTTCCCAATGGACGTTTTGCGCTCCCAATTGTATGAGGCTACCGTGTAAACTCTTGGATAGAACGCTGAGATCAGTGAACGGAGGACATAAAACTACTTCCCTTTCGGAAGGTGTTTCTTGTAAGGATGGCAGAAACCCTGTCAAAAACTCTTGTGTTTCTGCCTGGGTTTTGAACATTTTCCAGTTACCGGCAATAACGATTTTTCGCACAGGTGATTTAGTCAAGTTCTTAACGCTACTAGATGCACTTTTCAGTCTAAAACTTTTTGGGATGTAATTAGCATCTTAATTCCATTTCCAGCAAAACCTGATACACATAGATTTGCTGTATGATTCTTAATTTTTAAGAAAACCCTCGACAGTAGCAAATAGTCATCTTATGATTAGGTAATCAGCTTGATGTTTGACAAGTCGAAGCGGGGTCAAAAACCCCAGGGATTCGTCAAAATCGCCAGAACCTTGACAACATAATAATTACAGCGTTTCAATAATTTGGGAAGTTGAGAATAACTCGCAATAAGGTGGGCTGAAATCGACCTAATTTTGCGACTCGTCAAAATGCTCCCCAGGAAGCTTGCTCTATATAAGTTTCAGTACCGAGCTGTTTCCATCAACCATTTCCCCGCAAGGGGACTGAAACGTAAATTTTGCAGATTTACAGTTAATCCCTCTGGGTTTCCATCAACCATTTCCCCGCAAGGGGACTGAAACTTTAAAAATCGAGTTTGGATGACATTTTTGTTGTTGTGTTTCCATCAACCATTTCCCCGCAAGGGGACTGAAACTAGTAGTCAGGAACTTAGCAGTAATAGCCGCCGAATCAACGTTTCCATCAACCATTTCCCCGCAAGGGGACTGAAACTTCGCCCCGTTTCATCTTGAACAAGATGGATATTTAACTGTTTCCATCAACCATTTCCCCGCAAGGGGACTGAAACCTAAGGAAGCCGAGGAACTGCACTTTGGGAACACGTTTCCATCAACCATTTCCCCGCAAGGGGACTGAAACCATTGCAAAAAAGCTGATAGTTGCGAGAATTGCGATGTTTCCATCAACCATTTCCCCGCAAGGGGACTGAAACGGTACAAGTAATACACAATTTAATACTTCTTTATTAGGTTTCCATCAACCATTTCCCCGCAAGGGGACTGAAACTCTGTATCATCTTTCAGACCATCAATTGATTTGTCGTTTCCATCAACCATTTCCCCGCAAGGGGACTGAAACCCAGGTTGCAGTTTTCAGAATATGAAATGCAAGGGCAAGGTTTCCATCAACCATTTCCCCGCAAGGGGACTGAAACCGGCAATCCCTCAAATATGGACATATTGTACTACAAGTTTCCATCAACCATTTCCCCGCAAGGGGACTGAAACTTATACTAATAAACATCAATTTCAGATTTATACCAAGGGTTTCCATCAACCATTTCCCCGCAAGGGGACTGAAACGACTAGAAACAGCAACAATCAAACCAGCAGCACCAGGTTTCCATCAACCATTTCCCCGCAAGGGGACTGAAACAGAGTGTTTTTTGAAGTAAATCTGGGGGTGTTAAGTTGTTTCCATCAACCATTTCCCCGCAAGGGGACTGAAACGGGCAATGTGCAGAAACCTTCAAACCGGCTGCGGTAGGCGTGCCATTGGTTTCCATCAACCATTTCCCCGCAAGGGGACTGAAACGTCCCAGCCGTGCCAAACGGAGAAACATAGCCTGTTTGTTTCCATCAACCATTTCCCCGCAAGGGGACTGAAACTATGAAGTTGCCAAACAGGGTAATTTTTCAGGGTTGTTTCCATCAACCATTTCCCCGCAAGGGGACTGAAACTAGCACTAACAGCAAGAGAATCTGATTTATTAGCGTTTCCATCAACCATTTCCCCGCAAGGGGACTGAAACGTTTCCTCAGTCCCAGAAACATTTACCTCAAAGTCCCCAACAGTTTCCATCAACCATTTCCCCGCAAGGGGACTGAAACTAGCAGAAGTTTTCGGGGGTAGATTTGTAGAACGAGGTTTCCATCAACCATTTCCCCGCAAGGGGACTGAAACAAATAATTTACGGCAAGCGCAACTTGGCATCTCGTCGTTTCCATCAACCATTTCCCCGCAAGGGGACTGAAACTATCCTTAGTTGTGTACCTAGTAGATTTCCTAGAAAAGTTTCCATCAACCATTTCCCCGCAAGGGGACTGAAATATCAGCAGACAATTTTCTATAGCGATGAATACCGTTTCTAGTGAACAAAATCTCTAACCATGCCCTACAGTCAATTTACAAGCTATTTTAGAGGATTTCCTTGAGCGATCGCTGTTGATACAGAAAAAGCACGTTCTGAGGTCATTATCAATTTTGAGTTTTTTGGTATGGATGGTGCAAGTGGGTTGAATAATTTGATGTAAAGTGATACGTGTGGCGGCTTTACTCACACATCTACTGTATGCAACCCCATTTATTAGAAGATTTAAGTCATCAAATCATTCCCAATCCACCGATACTAACAAGTAAAGCATCTGGATGGCAAAATGTTTTTTTGGCTTATTATCAACATCCAGGGGCAGAAATTAATCAGCATAATATCCCATTTCATATATTAGAAGTTATAGATTCTAACTCCAGTTCAGACCATGAACGCCGCTTAGATAATCAATTTTTATCTTATAAGCTTAGAGGCAATGAAACCTTTTTTTGTCCTGCTCATACTCAGCATTGGACAAGTTGGCGAGAACAACTAAACTTTACAGTGCTAGTATTTGACCCCAAATTATTTGCAAAATTAGCTAGTGAAACCTTAGATAATCAGCAAATAGAATTTCTTCCACAATGGCAAATATTTGATCCCATTGTTCAGACTCTCACCAGCGTACTCAAAGCAGATTTAGAAGCAGGATGTCCCGCAGGTAGATTGTATGGTGAATCCTTTGCAGCAGCGTTGATGATTCATTTAATTAAACAATTTACCGTATCAAAACTCAATAGTTTTCATAATTATGGAACATTACCGAAACATAAACTTAAAATTGTCTTGGATTATATTCAAGCAAATTTAGCCGAAGATATTAGTTTAGACAATTTAGCTGAAGTTGCAGGAATCAGCCAATTTCACTTTGCTAGATTGTTTAAGAAATCAATGCACCTACCACCACATCAATATATTATTAGACAACGTATAGAACTAGCAAAACAATTACTTCAAAAGCCAGAATATAACATTACAGAAATTGCTTTAGAGTGCGGTTTTGCCCATCCGACTCATCTTAGTCGTCATTTTCGCCGCTTAGTTGGGATGTCTCCTAGTGAATTTAGAAAGTTATAGCAAGAATGTGCTGTGTTGGCAAAAACAGGCGCGACTTGATTTTAGGGATATCGCTAAAGTGTGAATTGTTCTACACTAATTCACTCAATTGTATG contains:
- the tpiA gene encoding triose-phosphate isomerase, with translation MFKTQAETQEFLTGFLPSLQETPSEREVVLCPPFTDLSVLSKSLHGSLIQLGAQNVHWEESGAYTGEISGPMLVELGVRYVIVGHSERRQYFGETDQTVNLRLKAAQKHGLTPILCVGETKQQRDAGETESLIIGQLEQDLVNVDQDNLVIAYEPIWAIGTGDTCETTEANRVIGLIRNQLKNPNVPIQYGGSVKPNNIDEIMAQPEIDGVLVGGASLEPASFARIVNYQ
- a CDS encoding SPFH domain-containing protein, with translation MEPIIAVVLALIAYALGSAKIINEGNAALVERLGRKHRTLTPGLNFVVPLVDQIVMEDTTREQFIDIKPQNIITKDNIYLEVDAVLFWRIKDIEKSFYAIEDLQGSLTQLATTTLREIIARNTVEETNVTRAEMDKAILDQLNSTTIDWGVEIIRLDIQRITPPESVRKSMEEERAAEIKKRALITEAEAERQAAIKKAEGTMTSMQIIAEGLRSNPESKEILRYLVAQDYINASYKLGESPNAKVVFVDPGKTGELMKEVIAESTNTEGNGKSSEHG
- the folP gene encoding dihydropteroate synthase, producing MGLIIRDRCFDWGQRTYLMGVLNVTPDSFSDGGEFNNVAAALSQAQAMVAAGADIIDVGGQSTRPGAEQISLEDELNRVLPIIEALRPKISVPISVDTTRADVAKASVEAGADIINDISGGTFDEQMLPTAASLGVPIVLMHIQGTPQTMQQMTNYQDVVKEIASFLAKQIAIATDLGIDSTKIIIDPGIGFAKNYEQNLEILRRLEELRSLNCPILVGVSRKSFIGRILNQPDPKARVWGTAAACCAAIFNGADILRIHDVKEISDVSLVADAIFREIN
- the fabI gene encoding enoyl-ACP reductase FabI → MLNLNGKNALVTGIANNRSIAWGIAQQLHAAGANLGITYLPDDKGKMEKKVAELVEPLNPSLFLPCNVQNEEQIQSTFDTIRDKWGRLDILIHCLAFANKDDLSGDFSQTSRGGFATALEISTYSLVQLSGAAKPLMTEGGSIITLTYLGGVRAVPNYNVMGVAKAGLEASVRYLASELGPQNIRVNAISAGPIRTLASSAVGGILDMIHHVEAVAPLRRTVTQTEVGNTAAFLASDLSSGITGQVIYVDSGYEIMGM
- a CDS encoding polysaccharide biosynthesis/export family protein, with the translated sequence MVNAGSLKFLAQPAVGAALLTAVHLILPSASLAQGQSVFPNSQTVPRINRPVSTPIQQPDTNYLLGGGDLIRVNVFEVPEYTGEYQIPPGGAINLPLIGSVSVLGLTTEQAADIITEKYRRFLKRPQISINLLSPRPINVLVAGEVTRPGAYTLSLQGGAGNNPGVQYPTVLAALTTAQGVTLAADVTQVQLKRKTGRSGEQLVTLNLKELIQTGNTAQDITLRDGDVIVVPTATTFNVAEARNLFAANFAASQTAPRTVAVIGEVYRPGSYLVSAGSTDGQNGTAASSGLPNVSRAIQLAGGITSQADIRNIKLRRPTRVGSEQTVDINLWELLKNGDVNQDVIVQDGDTIVIPTATAITPAEATQLATTTLSPAKIQVGVVGEVKQPGAVSLQANSSLNQALLAAGGFNDARARKGSVELIRLNPNGSVTKREIKVDFSQGINEESNPILRNNDVVVVNRSGVARTTDGLNILAGPLGIIFNMLRFFGI
- a CDS encoding AraC family transcriptional regulator, whose product is MQPHLLEDLSHQIIPNPPILTSKASGWQNVFLAYYQHPGAEINQHNIPFHILEVIDSNSSSDHERRLDNQFLSYKLRGNETFFCPAHTQHWTSWREQLNFTVLVFDPKLFAKLASETLDNQQIEFLPQWQIFDPIVQTLTSVLKADLEAGCPAGRLYGESFAAALMIHLIKQFTVSKLNSFHNYGTLPKHKLKIVLDYIQANLAEDISLDNLAEVAGISQFHFARLFKKSMHLPPHQYIIRQRIELAKQLLQKPEYNITEIALECGFAHPTHLSRHFRRLVGMSPSEFRKL
- the hisB gene encoding imidazoleglycerol-phosphate dehydratase HisB; this encodes MQISDYPQVNFSSVPRIASVHRTTGETDVQVSINLDGSGICKVETGVPFLDHMLHQIASHGLIDLEVKATGDWEIDDHHTNEDVGITLGQALHKALGDRKGIVRFGNFLAPLDEALVQVALDFSGRPHLSYGLTIPTERVGTYDTQLVREFFVALVNHSQMTLHIRQLDGINSHHIIEATFKAFARAVRIAVEVDPRRAGTIPSSKGVL
- a CDS encoding bile acid:sodium symporter family protein; protein product: MEANVFTAVILPIALAIMMLGMGLSLVPEDFQRIRKYPKAVSVGLISQLVFLPAIGFVIAKVIPMQPAIAVGLIIVAICPGGPSSNVITYLAKGDVALSVTLTAVSSVITVFTIPVLANLALQHFMGQTAAIALPIVSTIAQIFLVTILPVVLGMTLKQIFPELARRLEKVTSKLAIALLATIILLLVIREWNRLPGFIVQVGVGVVLLNTLAIAVGFYTSKFSKLNPAQQICIAIEVGLQNGTLALAITAGLLKNPDMAVPAAVYSLFMNVTGFMAIVYGRKLAAIAPVRKPLESKV
- a CDS encoding ABC transporter ATP-binding protein, translated to MKSVKDTADAQLTTEDVPPVVITSGLRKVYRTGFWMNQQVVSLKGCSLTVYQGETFGLLGPNGAGKTTLLKLLLGIIRPSGGRGLLLGQPLGDRQVKQHIGYLSENPYLYEYLTGWEFLELAAGLFEIPVSVQRQRIPELLDLVGLSQTDARKKQMRRYSKGMLQRVGMAQALINDPELIFLDEPMSGLDPLGRYRMREIILSLKAAGKTIFFNSHILSEVEQICDRIAILSQGELVCVGSLGELLGQDETYHVKGEGGDWAILKKWLPSIVFEPDGSWHGVLQGDYYDFLSSLRLMDGRIITLNLSRQSLEEFFIQQISQKSENRE